The stretch of DNA ATCGCTGGTCTGAACTCATTAAACACCTCAAACTTCGTGGTTAGTATCCGCCCATCCGGTTGATTCCAGCGCCGGTGCGCGTTTGTCTTAAGCATTGACCCCGAAGGGGCTCGCCAGTTCCCTTATACTGACGATGGTTTTTAACGATTTTAAAAACTGGCCTTAACGCAGCAGCGGCTCGATCTCACGGTCCACTGATTCCCGCGCCCGAAAGATTCTCGAGCGCACCGTCCCCACCGGGCACTGCATCACATCCGCGATCTCTTCATAACTTAACCCCTCAAACTCCCTCAGGGTCAAGGCCGTTTTGAGATCCTCGGGCAAATTAGTGATCGCCCGGTTGATGGTCGCCTCTATCTCATCGGTCAGCAGCCGGCTCTCGGGGTTGTCCAGTTCCCGCAGGGGGTTGCGCCCCTCCACGTACTCGGCATCCTCGGCATCCACATCGGTATCGGGCGGCCGGCGACCACGGGAAACCAGGTAGTTTTTTGCGGTATTGATGGCGATCCGGTAGAGCCAGGTATAAAAGGCGCTCTCTCCACGAAACTTTCCCAACGCCCGATAGGCTTTGATGAACGCCTCCTGGGTCACATCCTGGACCTCCTGGTGGTCGAAGACGTAGCGACTCACCAGCCCCAGAATCTTGTGCTGGTACTTAATCACCAGAAGATCAAATGCGCGCTTGTCGCCCTGCTGAACCCGGGCTACCAGTTGCTGATCTTCATCCTGCTGCTGGATCACTTATCTCTCCCACAGACCACCCGACGATGCTCTTGAACTGACCGCACCTTTGCCGACATCAGCGGATAGACTCCGCACCCTATTGTTAGTTCAAAAAACCTTAACATCCGCTTGATATCCGCTACCATCGCTATAAAGCACTTCTGTTATATGGGGGGGCAACGGCCATAAGTCAACCATTGGCCTGTGAGGGTTGCCCTCACCACAGGCAGGCTATACCCTTGCCTCGCCTTGCCGATAAACCATGGACACCCTCAAGCGAGCCCCCTGATGACAACAAAACATCTCCACGACGTGCTGGTCATAGGCAGTGGAGCCGCCGGCCTGAGTCTGGCGCTGGAGCTACCCCGTCACTTCAGGGTAGCGGTTCTCAGCAAGGCCAACCTGATGGCCGGTTCAACCTCCCAGGCCCAGGGGGGTATAGCGGCGGTGCTCGACAGCACCGACAGTGTCGAGCACCACACCGCCGACACCCTCACCGCCGGGGCCGGGCTCTGCCACGACGACGCCGTGCGCTTTACGGTCTCCAACAGCTCCGACAATATCCGTTGGCTTATCGACCAGGGGGTCCCCTTTACCCGCAGTGGCGACACCCCCGACACCGAGTCACGCTATCACCTCACCAAGGAGGGCGGCCACAGTCACCGGCGGGTGATCCACGCCGCCGATGCCACCGGCCACGCCGTGGCCAGCACCCTGATCCAACGGGCGCAGGAGGCCGACAATATTGAGCTCTACGAAAACCGGGTTGCCATCGATCTGGTGACGCATCGCCACATGGGGGGCGGTGCCCCCCGCTGCCTGGGGGCCTACGTGCTCGACACAGAGGCCGACCAGGTAGAGTTGTTCCAGGCTCGCAGTGTGGTGTTGGCCACCGGCGGGGCCAGTAAGGTCTACCTCTACACCAGCAACCAGGATGGTGCCAGTGGCGACGGTATCGCCATGGCCTGGCGCGCGGGCTGCCGGGTCGCCAATATGGAGTTCAACCAGTTTCATCCCACCTGTCTCTACCACCCCCAGGCCAAATCCTTCCTGATTACTGAAGCGGTACGGGGTGAGGGGGGAATCCTGCGACTGCCCGATGGCGAGCGCTTTATGGCGCGCTTTGACCCCCGCCTGGAGCTGGCACCCAGGGACATTGTCGCCCGTGCCATCGACCATGAGATGAAACGCCTGGGGGCCGATTGCGTGTACCTGGACATCAGCCACAAACCGGCCGATTTTATCCTCGAACACTTCCCTACGGTCCACGAGTGCTGCCTGCGTTTTGGCATCGACATCACCCGCGAAGCGATCCCGGTGGTGCCGGCGGCCCACTACACCTGCGGCGGCGTCATTGTCGACCAGCACGGCCGCACCGACCTGGAGGGACTGTATGCGGTGGGTGAGACCAGCTTCACCGGGCTCCACGGCGCCAACCGCCTGGCCAGCAACTCCCTGCTCGAGTGCATTGTCTATGCCCGCTCGGCGGCGCGGGATATCCAGCGGGAACTGGCTACCCCGCTGCCCGCCCTGCCGGCCCTCCCCGACTGGGACGAGAGTCAGGTGACCGACTCCGACGAGGATGTGATCATCGCCCACAACTGGGAGGAGCTGCGGCGTTTCATGTGGGACTACGTGGGTATCGTGCGCACCAATAAGCGCCTGCAACGCGCCAAGCACAGGGTCGATATGCTGCAGCAGGAGATCAACGAGTTCTACAGCAACTACAAGGTCAGCAACGACCTCATTGAGCTGCGTAACCTGGCGGTGGTGGCGGACCTGATCATCCGCTCGGCGCAGCAGCGCTGCGAAAGCCGCGGACTCCATTACACCCTCGATTACCCGCAAACCGCCCCCGAGGCGGTGGATACCGTCCTGGTACCCGGTAACCATCCGCGAGAACACCCCTAGGGCTCGCCGTCACTTCGCCCCTGAGGCCCTCCCCATCGCAGCAACAGGCGCAGGCGCCTGAGCTGCTCGGGATCGGCACTGTCGGCGAACAGCAGCACAGGATAGCGGCGCCCGCTCTCCTGGCCGCGAAAACTCAGCATGGTGAGCCGCGGTGATACCCAGGCCTCCCCGGTCGGGGTAACCGTCTCCCGCAGATCCCCCGCCACCAGCCACCACTGCTGCCCATCGTGTCCCAGGGCACGAACGCTGCCTACCCGGCACAGCAGATAATGACGTCCCAGCCAAAAGATCAGTTGGCCACAGAGCAGCGCCGCCCCCAGCAGCTTCACCAGGGGGACGAGGGGAGCACTCAGCCAGAGCCCCAGCAGGAGAAAAAAGAGGGAAACGGACCAGCAAAGCATCTGCGTGCTGGCCTCGATCCGCAGCTGGGTAAAGCGATTGTTAGAGGGTACGACCGAGTCCATGGCGGCACCATCAGGTGGGGGCCAGCCGTTAGTCGGGCTGCACCCGGTTAACGATAATATCGACGATACGCGCCAGATCCGGGTCTTCCGGCACCTCTTTGCGCATAAACCAGGCAAACATATCCTGATCTTCGCAGGTCAGCAGCTTTTCGTATCGATCCTGATCCGCTTCCGACAGGTCGTTAAACGCCTCTTTCAGAAAGGGCACCAGCAACACATCCAGCTCCAGCATCCCTCTGCGGCTGTGCCAGAACAGACGGTTGAGCTCCTCTTGCGACTTCATCCATCGATCTCCGATTATCCACGCAAATTAGCGGGCCATTATAGCCGCTTCTCTGTCACTGTTGCCATTAGCGCTTTTGCTCTATCATCGGCAACTCAAGGACGCATCCACGCCCCCTAGAAAAGATCCGGAGTACCCGCTCAATGAGCACCCAATGGCAACAGTTTCTGCAACAGCAACCCGCCCCCCAGCCATTATCCGATGGTGACAGCTGGTTCTGCGACCTCTCGGACTGGTCCATCCTCTCCGTTAGCGATGGCAACCCCAAACAGTTCCTGCAGGGACAGATCACCTGTGACCTCAACTCCTTTGCGGACAACAGCAGCACCCTGGGCGCTCGCTGCAACGCTAAGGGGAGAATGATGAGTAATTTTCGCCTGCTCCCCAACGGCACGGGCTACTGGCTGGTCATGCACCACTCCATCATTGACGCCAACGTTACCGACCTGGGCAAGTACGCGGTGTTCTTCCGCAGCACGCTGCGTAACGAGCAGGAGCAGCTCGCCGGAATCGGCTTGGCCGGCCCCCAGGCCCGGCAATGGCTGGAGCAACAGGGGATAGCGCTGCCCGCCCGCGACCAGAGAACAGAGCTGCTCGGCGGCCAGCTGGTCTGCGTCGACGAGCACAGCCCCCGTTACCAGCTGTGGCTACCCCTTGAGAGCGCCTGCCAGCAATGGGCTGCACTGGCCGGCACGCTGCCAAGGAATCCCCAGTCGCGCTGGACGTTGGCGGATATCCGCCAGGGTATTGCCTGGGTCGATAGCGACAGTCTCGAGCAGTACACCCCCCACCAGTTCAACCTGCAGGCGTTGGGGGCGATCAGCTTCCGTAAGGGGTGCTACACCGGGCAGGAGATCGTGGCGCGTATGCAGCACCTGGGAAAATCCAAGAGCCGGCTCTATCGGCTGCAGTGTGAAGCATTGCCAGAGCAGACGCCTTGCAGCATCAGTGATGAGACCGGAGCGGCTGTCGGAGAGCTGGTCAGTTTTGCTCCCAGCGAGCGGGGTGGTGAGCTGTTGGCGGTGGTTCGCAACGACGCAATTGAGAATAAAAAACTGGCTTTCGGTGCTAATAAGGTTCTCACCGTGGCCGAACTTCCTTATGCTATAACCCACAGGGAGCATCTGGAACAACGGACCTGAACAACAATAACGGCCCGCCCATCGTTACCTATGTCTCCATTGAGTAATAGCTACCAGCCAACAGTGAATTGATATATGAGCGATCTCGCAGCCAGCATTCTCGAGCAGTTGACCCGCGCCATTGAGCAAGACCAACTCCGACTCCCCACCCTGCCCGAAGTGGCCTTGCGTGTACGTGAAGCGGCGGAGGATCCCAACGTCGATGTGCGCAAGATCTGCAACGTTATCGGCAACGATGCCGCCATCAGTGCCCGTATTATCAAGGTGGTCAACTCCCCCCTGATGCGCGGCAGCCGCGAAATCGACAACCTGCAAAATGCGGTCAGCCGCCTGGGTATCACCTACTCCTGCAACCTTGCCACCGGCTTGGCCATGGAGCAGATGTTCCAGGCCACCAACGACATGGTTGACCAGCTGATGCGCGAGACCTGGCAAAAAAGCGTAGAGATCGCCGGTATCTCCCACGTTCTCTGCCGCCAGTACACCCGCCTGGCACCGGACCAGGCGACCCTGGCCGGCCTGCTGCACCGCATCGGCGTGCTGCCGATCCTGACCCACATTGAGGACAGCGGTGAGATTCCCGACGAAGCCACCCTGCGGCAGGTGATCCACGAGATCCACCCGATCCTCGGCAGCAAGATCCTGCGCACCTGGGACTTCCCCGCCGAGATCGCCGATGTTCCCAGCGAGTCGATCCATTTCGACCGCGATATCGGCGACAAGCCGGATTACGCCGATATCGTTATGGTGGCCATCCTGCAATCGGTGGCCGGCACCGACCACCCCTATGCGCGGCTCGACTGGAGCCAGGTCAAGGCCTTTGAAAAGCTGGGCCTCGACCCCGAGATGGAGATGAGCGAAGGCGAGGACCTGAGCGACGAGATGGAGGCGGCCATGGCGCTGCTGGGCTAGTTTCTCTTCTCCCTCCCACAAAAAACGGCGCCGAGGCGCCGTTTTTTGTGGGAGGGGCTCACCTACAGATCGCTGAACAGCTGCTGGATACTGGAGAAATCCAGTGCCCCCTTGCCCTGGCCGCTGTGGAGGGCGTAGAGGCTGCGTGCCAACGCACCCATGGGGGTAGAGCTGCGGGTCTGCAGCGCCGCCTCCATCGCCAGCCCCAGGTCCTTGGCCATCAGGTCAACCCCGAAGCCGCCCTGGTAACCGTTACTGGAGGGCACCGACTCCATCACCCCGGGATAGGGGTTGTAGAGCTCCAGCGCCCAGTTACGGCCGGAGCTTTTTTGCATGATATCCGACAGCACCTTGGGATCGAGGCCATTGGCCACCCCCAACTGGATCGCTTCAGCGCTACCCGCCATCAGCACCGCCAGCAGCATATTGTTGCAGATTTTGGCCACCTGGCCAGCACCGCTGTCACCGGCATGGAAGATGTTCTTGCCCATCTTCTCCAGCACCGGACGCGCCCGCTCCAGCGCCTCGCTGCTGCCGCCGACGATAAAAGTCAGGGTGCCCGCCGCGGCACCCGCAGTACCCCCGGAGACCGGTGCGTCGATCATGGTGATTCCGCGCTCAGCGGCGGCAGCGGCCACCTTGCGTGCCGACTCCGGCGCAATGGTGCTGCTGTCGATCACCAGGGTGCTGGCATCAATCGCCCCCAGTAGCCCCGTATCACCCAGGTAGAGCCCCTCCACGTGCTGGCTGGCGGGCAGCATGGAGATCAAAACCTCGACCTCACTGGCCGCCTCGGCCGCCGTGACCACCGCCGTGGCCCCGGCATCCACCAGCGACTGCACCGCCGCCGGCACCAGGTCAAACACCTTCAGCTCATGGCCGGCCGCGACCAGGTTCTTTGCCATCGGGCCACCCATATGCCCCAAACCGATGAATCCTATCTTCATTGCAACACCTCTTATTGTTATTGCCATAGCATGATGTGTGGCCCCTCCCGCAGGAGGGGCGAAAGAGTTACAGCTGCGCCAGGGGGTGCGAATCCTCGTCCCACAGGGGCGCATAAAAACCCTGCAACCAGGCGCTCGACACCTCATCGAGGGTGGCCGGCTGCCAATGGGGCTGGTTGTCCTTGTCGATCAACAGTGCCCGCACCCCTTCACGGAACTGCCCCTGCCGCGAACACTGCACCGACACCAGCAGCTCCAGCTGGAACACCTCCCGCAGGGAGAGGGGGCGGCAGCGTTTGATCTGCTCCACCACCAGGTGCGCCGAGGTGGGACAGCCGCGGGCAAAGGCCTGCACCGCGCGCTGCAGCCAGCGATCATCGGTCTCCAGCTTGAGGCAGGCCTCCAGACACTCCTGCAGGGTGCTGTGGTCCATCAGGCGGTTAATCAGGTCGTAATGGGTACGCAACGCCGACGGTGGAAAGTTGTGGAGGGAGCTCTTCTCGAAGCGGCGCAGCAGGCGGGTCACCCGCTCCCGGTTTTCGACGGCGTCCGCCCCCCAGGGCTCCACACAGAGGGCGTCGCAAAGCGCATCGTGCTCGCTGTTGTTGAGAAAACGATCCGCCAGCCCCGCAAAGATCGCATCGGCGGCGTTGAGGGAGGAGGCGGTCAGCCCGAGGAACTTACCCAGCCGTCCCGGCATCCGCGCCAGCAACCAGGAGCCGCCGACGTCGGGATAGAGGCCGATGTTGATCTCCGGCATCGCCAGGCGGGTGGTCTCGGTCACCACCCGGTGACTGGCGCCGGCCATCAGCCCAACGCCGCCCCCCATCACGATCCCCTGCCCCCAGCAGATCAGGGGCTTGCTATAGCCATGGATCAGGTAGTCGAGGCGATACTCGCGGCTGAAGAACTCGACCGCGTAGGAGCTCTCCGACCGGTTCTGCTGGTCGTCGCACATCGACTCATAGAGGCGGCGAATATCGCCGCCGGCGCAGAATGCCTTCTCGCCCGCCCCCTGCAAAACCACACAGGCGATGCGCTGATCCTGCTCCCAGCTCAGCAGCTGGCCATAGAGCAGGTCGATCATCTCCAGACTGAGGGCGTTGAGCGCCTTCTCGACATTGAGGGTGGCGAAGGCCACCTGGTAGTCCCCCGCCGGACGGGTTTCAAACAGAACCGGGGCCTGGTTGGGCTGTGT from Aestuariirhabdus litorea encodes:
- a CDS encoding protein YgfX, which encodes MDSVVPSNNRFTQLRIEASTQMLCWSVSLFFLLLGLWLSAPLVPLVKLLGAALLCGQLIFWLGRHYLLCRVGSVRALGHDGQQWWLVAGDLRETVTPTGEAWVSPRLTMLSFRGQESGRRYPVLLFADSADPEQLRRLRLLLRWGGPQGRSDGEP
- the rpoE gene encoding RNA polymerase sigma factor RpoE yields the protein MQQQDEDQQLVARVQQGDKRAFDLLVIKYQHKILGLVSRYVFDHQEVQDVTQEAFIKAYRALGKFRGESAFYTWLYRIAINTAKNYLVSRGRRPPDTDVDAEDAEYVEGRNPLRELDNPESRLLTDEIEATINRAITNLPEDLKTALTLREFEGLSYEEIADVMQCPVGTVRSRIFRARESVDREIEPLLR
- a CDS encoding YgfZ/GcvT domain-containing protein, giving the protein MSTQWQQFLQQQPAPQPLSDGDSWFCDLSDWSILSVSDGNPKQFLQGQITCDLNSFADNSSTLGARCNAKGRMMSNFRLLPNGTGYWLVMHHSIIDANVTDLGKYAVFFRSTLRNEQEQLAGIGLAGPQARQWLEQQGIALPARDQRTELLGGQLVCVDEHSPRYQLWLPLESACQQWAALAGTLPRNPQSRWTLADIRQGIAWVDSDSLEQYTPHQFNLQALGAISFRKGCYTGQEIVARMQHLGKSKSRLYRLQCEALPEQTPCSISDETGAAVGELVSFAPSERGGELLAVVRNDAIENKKLAFGANKVLTVAELPYAITHREHLEQRT
- a CDS encoding succinate dehydrogenase assembly factor 2; translated protein: MKSQEELNRLFWHSRRGMLELDVLLVPFLKEAFNDLSEADQDRYEKLLTCEDQDMFAWFMRKEVPEDPDLARIVDIIVNRVQPD
- a CDS encoding enoyl-CoA hydratase/isomerase family protein, with the translated sequence MTQPNQAPVLFETRPAGDYQVAFATLNVEKALNALSLEMIDLLYGQLLSWEQDQRIACVVLQGAGEKAFCAGGDIRRLYESMCDDQQNRSESSYAVEFFSREYRLDYLIHGYSKPLICWGQGIVMGGGVGLMAGASHRVVTETTRLAMPEINIGLYPDVGGSWLLARMPGRLGKFLGLTASSLNAADAIFAGLADRFLNNSEHDALCDALCVEPWGADAVENRERVTRLLRRFEKSSLHNFPPSALRTHYDLINRLMDHSTLQECLEACLKLETDDRWLQRAVQAFARGCPTSAHLVVEQIKRCRPLSLREVFQLELLVSVQCSRQGQFREGVRALLIDKDNQPHWQPATLDEVSSAWLQGFYAPLWDEDSHPLAQL
- the nadB gene encoding L-aspartate oxidase, producing MTTKHLHDVLVIGSGAAGLSLALELPRHFRVAVLSKANLMAGSTSQAQGGIAAVLDSTDSVEHHTADTLTAGAGLCHDDAVRFTVSNSSDNIRWLIDQGVPFTRSGDTPDTESRYHLTKEGGHSHRRVIHAADATGHAVASTLIQRAQEADNIELYENRVAIDLVTHRHMGGGAPRCLGAYVLDTEADQVELFQARSVVLATGGASKVYLYTSNQDGASGDGIAMAWRAGCRVANMEFNQFHPTCLYHPQAKSFLITEAVRGEGGILRLPDGERFMARFDPRLELAPRDIVARAIDHEMKRLGADCVYLDISHKPADFILEHFPTVHECCLRFGIDITREAIPVVPAAHYTCGGVIVDQHGRTDLEGLYAVGETSFTGLHGANRLASNSLLECIVYARSAARDIQRELATPLPALPALPDWDESQVTDSDEDVIIAHNWEELRRFMWDYVGIVRTNKRLQRAKHRVDMLQQEINEFYSNYKVSNDLIELRNLAVVADLIIRSAQQRCESRGLHYTLDYPQTAPEAVDTVLVPGNHPREHP
- a CDS encoding HDOD domain-containing protein — encoded protein: MSDLAASILEQLTRAIEQDQLRLPTLPEVALRVREAAEDPNVDVRKICNVIGNDAAISARIIKVVNSPLMRGSREIDNLQNAVSRLGITYSCNLATGLAMEQMFQATNDMVDQLMRETWQKSVEIAGISHVLCRQYTRLAPDQATLAGLLHRIGVLPILTHIEDSGEIPDEATLRQVIHEIHPILGSKILRTWDFPAEIADVPSESIHFDRDIGDKPDYADIVMVAILQSVAGTDHPYARLDWSQVKAFEKLGLDPEMEMSEGEDLSDEMEAAMALLG
- the mmsB gene encoding 3-hydroxyisobutyrate dehydrogenase, which codes for MKIGFIGLGHMGGPMAKNLVAAGHELKVFDLVPAAVQSLVDAGATAVVTAAEAASEVEVLISMLPASQHVEGLYLGDTGLLGAIDASTLVIDSSTIAPESARKVAAAAAERGITMIDAPVSGGTAGAAAGTLTFIVGGSSEALERARPVLEKMGKNIFHAGDSGAGQVAKICNNMLLAVLMAGSAEAIQLGVANGLDPKVLSDIMQKSSGRNWALELYNPYPGVMESVPSSNGYQGGFGVDLMAKDLGLAMEAALQTRSSTPMGALARSLYALHSGQGKGALDFSSIQQLFSDL